One Pseudonocardia abyssalis DNA segment encodes these proteins:
- a CDS encoding type II toxin-antitoxin system VapC family toxin yields MRGLLDTSVFIAAESGRPLRIDLLPDESAVSVVTLAELQTGVLAAADVETRARRMLTLEAVGDVELIGIDEAAAHTWARMRVELAGSGRRVNVNDLWIAASAASRDLPVVTRDDDFAAVEGIAGLRVVRV; encoded by the coding sequence GTGAGGGGGCTCCTCGACACCAGCGTCTTCATCGCGGCGGAGAGCGGGAGACCTCTGCGGATCGACCTGCTCCCCGACGAATCGGCCGTCTCGGTCGTGACCCTCGCCGAGCTCCAGACGGGAGTTCTGGCCGCGGCGGACGTCGAGACCCGTGCGCGGCGGATGCTGACCCTCGAGGCAGTGGGCGACGTGGAGCTGATCGGTATCGACGAGGCTGCCGCGCACACCTGGGCCCGGATGCGCGTCGAGCTCGCCGGCTCCGGCCGGCGGGTGAACGTGAACGACCTGTGGATCGCGGCGAGTGCCGCGTCCCGGGATCTGCCCGTCGTGACGCGGGACGACGACTTCGCGGCGGTCGAAGGGATCGCGGGGCTACGGGTGGTCCGGGTCTGA